A window of Spirochaetota bacterium genomic DNA:
GACAATGAATATGTCCTCAAAGCAGATATGCCCGGGGTCCCAAAGGAAAATATTGAAATAACCTTCAATAACAATGAACTGGAAATCAACGGTAAGATTGATGAAGCATATACCGCAAGCGACAACCTGACATACCGTGAATTTACACTGTGCAATTACAACCGTAAGTTCCTGGTTTCTGACAAGATTAATGTTGAAGGTATTACTGCTACACTTGAAAACGGTGTACTCACTGTTACATTACCTAAACGTGAAGAAGCAAAACCAA
This region includes:
- a CDS encoding Hsp20/alpha crystallin family protein, yielding MATQVAKRTDRNLDKKDYCLVPPVDIYETDNEYVLKADMPGVPKENIEITFNNNELEINGKIDEAYTASDNLTYREFTLCNYNRKFLVSDKINVEGITATLENGVLTVTLPKREEAKPKKIEIKAE